Proteins from a genomic interval of Zingiber officinale cultivar Zhangliang chromosome 2A, Zo_v1.1, whole genome shotgun sequence:
- the LOC122042847 gene encoding glycine-rich RNA-binding protein RZ1A-like, whose product MSEVEEYRCFVGSLSWSTTDGSLKEAFQKFGHLTEAKIVLDKFSGRSRGFGFVTFDAEDAMEEAIEAMHGMNLDGRSITVERAQPQGPGGRDRDSGRDFDRGRDRGHGRDFGGGGGRGSNGSDCFKCGKPGHFARECPSGDGGRGDRYSGRDDYGGSRGGGNRYGPDRNGDRFSSRNRDVVSRGGGGGDRYNRDRSGPYERPNGGGGYRS is encoded by the exons ATGTCAGAAGTAGAAGAGTATCGCTGCTTTGTTGGTAGCCTTTCATGGTCAACAACTGATGGAAGTTTGAAGGAAGCATTTCAGAAGTTTGGCCATCTCACTGAGGCCAAG ATTGTTCTTGATAAGTTTTCTGGTCGATCTCGTGGGTTTGGCTTTGTCACGTTTGATGCGGAGGATGCTATGGAAGAGGCTATTGAAGCAATGCATGGAATGAACCTTGATGGGCGATCTATTACTGTTGAAAGAGCCCAACCTCAGGGTCCTGGTGGAAGGGATCGTGATTCAGGGCGTGACTTTGATCGTGGTCGTGATCGAGGCCATGGTAGGGattttggtggtggtggtgggcgGGGTTCAAATGGTAGTGACTGTTTTAAATGTGGGAAGCCTGGTCATTTTGCAAGGGAATGCCCATCTGGTGATGGTGGAAGAGGGGATAGGTACAGTGGCAGAGATGATTATGGGGGTAGTCGTGGTGGTGGCAATCGATATGGACCTGATCGTAATGGGGATCGCTTCAGTTCTCGGAACAGAGATGTGGTAAGCcgtggtggaggtggaggtgatCGTTATAACCGTGATAGATCTGGTCCATATGAACGCCCTAATGGTGGTGGGGGCTACAGATCTTGA